Proteins from a single region of Streptomyces sp. Tu 3180:
- a CDS encoding NAD(P)H-binding protein, translating into MNVTVLGATGATGRRVVGRLLADGHTVRAAVRDAARAEKLFGADVTTAVVDLSAPGAALADAFAGTDAVINTAATRSMDKRQAELIDHRGVAAAVDAAVAAGVRRWVQLSMWGTADPSRLPGYLRDTGHAKLAADTHLEKSELDWTIVRPPWLNDSAPGGRVTVGDEVEEGSLSREDLATVLVSSLDHPATVRRAFEVTGGGRPIADALDSLAS; encoded by the coding sequence ATGAACGTCACTGTCCTCGGGGCCACCGGCGCCACGGGCCGGCGCGTCGTCGGGCGGCTGCTCGCCGACGGGCACACGGTGCGCGCGGCGGTGCGCGACGCCGCGCGGGCCGAGAAGCTGTTCGGCGCGGACGTCACGACCGCCGTCGTGGACCTCTCCGCACCCGGCGCCGCCCTGGCCGACGCGTTCGCCGGAACGGACGCGGTGATCAACACGGCGGCCACGCGCAGCATGGACAAGCGGCAGGCCGAGCTGATCGACCACCGGGGCGTCGCCGCCGCCGTGGACGCGGCGGTGGCCGCCGGGGTACGGCGCTGGGTGCAGCTGTCGATGTGGGGCACCGCCGACCCCAGCCGTCTGCCCGGGTACCTCCGCGACACCGGACACGCCAAGCTGGCCGCGGACACCCACCTGGAGAAGTCGGAACTCGACTGGACGATCGTCCGGCCGCCGTGGCTGAACGACAGCGCCCCCGGCGGCCGCGTCACCGTGGGTGACGAGGTCGAGGAGGGGTCCCTGAGCCGTGAGGACCTGGCGACCGTCCTGGTCTCCTCGCTGGACCACCCGGCCACCGTCCGCCGCGCCTTCGAGGTGACCGGCGGCGGCCGCCCGATCGCCGACGCCCTGGACTCGCTGGCCTCCTGA
- a CDS encoding aldo/keto reductase gives MERRFLAGLEVSALGLGCMGMSDHYGVPDDTESLATIRRALDSGVTLLDTADMYGPFTNERLVGRAVAGRRDEVVVATKFGVERLPDGTVKGINGRPEYVRAACDASLLRLGVDHIDLYYQHRVDPKVPVEETWGALSELVAAGKVRHLGISEAAPGTVRRAHAVHPITAGQYEYSLFTRDIEDALLPTLRELGIGLVAYSPMGRGLLTGRIADTDALPSHDVRHLSPRFRRENLDANLALVDALRKLAADHGVTAAQLSLAWLLARGTDVVPIPGTKRRAYLDENLRALELELTGEQLAAIEAAVPAAAVAGERYDPPRMATVNI, from the coding sequence ATGGAACGCCGATTCCTCGCCGGTCTGGAGGTCTCCGCCCTCGGCCTCGGCTGCATGGGCATGAGCGACCACTACGGCGTGCCCGACGACACGGAGTCCCTGGCGACGATCCGGCGCGCGCTGGACAGCGGCGTGACGCTGCTGGACACCGCCGACATGTACGGCCCGTTCACCAACGAACGCCTCGTCGGCAGGGCCGTGGCCGGCCGCCGGGACGAGGTCGTCGTCGCCACCAAGTTCGGTGTCGAGCGGCTGCCGGACGGCACGGTCAAGGGCATCAACGGCCGCCCCGAGTACGTGCGGGCGGCCTGCGACGCCTCGCTGCTGCGGCTGGGCGTCGACCACATCGACCTGTACTACCAGCACCGGGTCGACCCGAAGGTGCCCGTCGAGGAGACCTGGGGCGCCCTGTCCGAACTGGTCGCGGCGGGCAAGGTGCGGCACCTCGGCATCTCCGAGGCGGCCCCCGGCACGGTGCGCCGGGCACACGCCGTCCACCCGATCACCGCGGGGCAGTACGAGTACTCGCTGTTCACCCGCGACATCGAGGACGCCCTGCTGCCCACCCTGCGGGAACTCGGCATCGGGCTGGTGGCCTACAGCCCGATGGGCCGCGGACTGCTCACCGGCCGCATCGCGGACACCGACGCACTGCCGTCCCACGACGTGCGGCACCTGTCGCCGCGCTTCCGCCGGGAGAACCTGGACGCCAACCTCGCGCTCGTGGACGCGCTGCGGAAACTGGCCGCGGACCACGGCGTGACGGCCGCCCAGCTGTCCCTGGCCTGGCTGCTGGCCCGGGGCACCGACGTCGTGCCGATCCCGGGCACCAAGCGGCGCGCCTACCTCGACGAGAACCTCCGGGCGCTGGAGCTGGAGCTCACCGGGGAACAGCTGGCCGCGATCGAGGCGGCCGTACCGGCCGCGGCCGTCGCGGGTGAGCGGTACGACCCGCCCCGCATGGCCACCGTCAACATCTGA